In Salvelinus alpinus chromosome 22, SLU_Salpinus.1, whole genome shotgun sequence, one genomic interval encodes:
- the LOC139549116 gene encoding mRNA decay activator protein ZFP36L1-like: protein MPSDFLTPFLELEDEFCKNFRGLDMPDGAPATTQMQRIVGFQRRHSLCPVTLPNSKFNSSIVDPIGEPAYWALTNTANQQWSLKHQQQLPRSSLNNIPFRVDRSVSMIEGHVSSLGYNEQQLPTTPPLMPPPGLSISTCSLSSPKSLAPSPPISTRYKTEMCRTYEESGTCKYGAKCQFAHGMDEQRGLSRHPKYKTEPCRTFHTIGFCPYGARCHFIHNADEQLGPDGGTPPQRLKIRERPQLLRHSISFAGFSSPQALTGFHPVPEPMLFSRASSVSSPPSTGSPELLSPLFPEPATLKHNYPFSSDCGNDQINNNPHFYTITDSKCQTVCAQKSAAQNSHRNAFSFTGLPALQRCASPDSLSDQEGYTSSSSLSGCESPGLEGRRLPIFSRLSVSDD from the exons ATGCCATCCGACTTCCTAACGCCGTTTTTGGAACTGGAGGATGAGTTCTGCAAG AATTTCCGTGGTCTGGACATGCCAGATGGCGCACCAGCCACCACGCAGATGCAGCGCATCGTGGGATTTCAGCGCAGACACTCACTATGCCCGGTCACCCTGCCCAACTCAAAGTTCAACAGCAGCATTGTGGACCCAATCGGCGAGCCAGCCTACTGGGCCCTTACTAACACTGCTAACCAGCAGTGGAGCCTGAAACATCAGCAACAGTTGCCCCGCTCCTCTCTCAACAACATCCCATTCCGTGTAGACCGTTCGGTCAGCATGATAGAGGGCCATGTTAGCAGCCTCGGGTACAACGAGCAGCAGCTCCCCACCACCCCTCCTCTGATGCCCCCACCCGGTCTAAGTATCAGCACCTGCTCCCTGTCATCTCCAAAGTCCCTcgccccctcccctcccatctccaccCGGTACAAAACCGAAATGTGCCGCACTTACGAGGAGAGTGGCACCTGCAAATACGGAGCCAAGTGTCAGTTTGCTCACGGCATGGATGAGCAGCGTGGCTTGAGCAGGCACCCAAAGTACAAAACCGAGCCATGCCGCACGTTCCACACCATTGGCTTTTGCCCCTATGGCGCGCGATGTCACTTCATCCATAACGCAGACGAGCAGCTCGGGCCGGATGGAGGAACGCCACCTCAGCGACTAAAGATAAGAGAACGCCCACAGCTGCTGCGTCACAGCATCAGTTTCGCTGGTTTCTCCTCTCCCCAAGCACTGACCGGATTCCATCCCGTTCCAGAGCCCATGCTGTTCTCTAGGGCTTCCTCAGTATCATCCCCGCCCTCCACAGGTAGTCCAGAACTGCTGTCCCCATTGTTTCCAGAACCTGCTACACTGAAGCACAACTATCCGTTCTCGTCTGACTGCGGAAACGACCAGATTAATAACAACCCTCACTTTTATACTATCACTGACTCTAAGTGCCAAACTGTCTGTGCGCAAAAGTCAGCCGCACAGAACTCTCACCGCAATGCCTTCTCATTCACTGGACTGCCTGCCCTGCAGCGGTGTGCTTCACCGGACTCTCTCTCCGACCAGGAAGGCTACACCAGCTCCAGTAGCCTGAGTGGTTGTGAGTCCCCTGGACTTGAGGGCAGACGTCTCCCCATCTTTAGCCGCCTCTCTGTCTCAGATGACTGA